The segment AGAGATAAAGGGCTATCTCCTAAATCAGTTCATTGTAATTGTTCAGGAAAACATGCAGGTATGCTTATTACAGCTAAATATTTAAATGAGGATTTGGATACTTACTATCTGTCAAATCATCCTGTACAAAAAAGAATAAAAAAAGTGCTTTCACAAATATGCGATTATGAAGAAGAAAAAATAGAAGAAGCAATTGATGGATGTGGAGTTCCAGTTCATGCAATGCCTTTATACAAATTTGCTCAAGGATTTGCTAGATTATCAAAACCGGAAGTTTTCGATAAAAATAGAGAAATGGTAGTTAGGAGAATAATAAAGTCTATGACATCTTATCCGGAGATGGTAGCTGGAACTGATAGAATATGTACGGATTTGATGAGATTGTGTGGAGATAGACTGTTTGCAAAAGCTGGAGCAGGTGCTTACTATGCTATAGGAATAAGGGACAGAGGAATAGGTTTAACTTTTAAAATAGAAGATGGAAATAGCAAAGTATTAACTGCTGTCATGCTGGAGACTTTAAGACAGCTTGATATAATAAATGAAGCAGAGCTTAAAAAATTGGAAAAATACTATATAATTAAAAACAAAAATCACAAGGGAGAAGTAGTAGGGGAGGTTAAAGTAGAATTTGAGCTAATAAAGAATGAGTAGAAATTTGAATTTAAAAGTTTACAGTTGAATATTTTAATTTTAAGATATTTGTTATAAAGGTTATAAAGGAAGTCCTCAATTCAATTGGGGACTTTTTTTGTATAATAGTTCAGATATTTTTTGCAAGAAGTGTAGGTTTTAAACAAAGTAAAATTACATAGGTTAGTAGTTAAAAATTAAAAATTAAGAATAAAAAAATCTAGAGATTTGCTCCTAAAACTTGGAACATGGAATTGACAACTATAAATTTAAATTGACATGGTAAAAAATAGTGTATATAATGTATATATAATATATAAACAGTATACACTATTTATATTAACAGAAGGGAGAGAGAGATGAATATTGTCATTTCTAATTCGAGCAAAGACCCTATATATTTACAAATAGCAAATCAAATAAAAAATCAAATAATAAATGGAGATTTAAAAGAAAATGATGTTCTTCCATCTATTAGAGGTCTTGCAAAGGAACTGCAAATAAGTGTAATTACGACTAAACGAGCTTATGAAGAACTTGAAAGAGAAGGTTTTATTAATACAGTTTTGGGGAAAGGAACATTTGTGGCTAGTCAAAGTAGAGAATTATTAAGGGAAAGAAGAATGAGGAGAATAGAAGAAAAACTTTTAGAAGCAGTAGAGGAAAGTAGAGTTTTGGGATTAAGTTTAGAGGAGCTTCAAGAGATGTTGGCAATATTGTTTAAGGAGGGTTAAAATTGGGGCATATTTTAGAACTGAAAAATGTTAGAAAAGAATATAAGGATTTTACATTAAAGGATATATCATTTACTTTAGATAGAGGTTATATTATGGGATATATAGGTCCAAACGGTGCTGGAAAGAGTACGACAATAAAGTTGATAATGAATCTTTTAAAAAAAGATGATGGAGAAATAAGGATTTTTGGTTTAGATAATATAAAGCATGAAAGGGAAATAAAACAGAGGATAGGCTTTATATATGACCAAAATCATTTTTATGATGAATTAACATTAAAGCAGATGAAAAAAATTATTTCTAATTTTTATAGTAATTGGGATGATAATTTATATCGAGAATATATTAAGAGATTTAACCTTAGAGAAGATAAAAAGATTAAAGAATTGTCTAAAGGAATGCAGATGAAGTTCAGCTTAGTCCTTGCTTTATCGCATAATGCTGAGTTGATTATCATGGATGAACCCACTTCAGGTCTTGACCCGGTTTTTAGAAGTGAACTTCTTGATATACTTATGGATATTATTCAAGATGAGAATAAAGCAATTTTTTTCTCAACTCATATAACTACCGATTTAGAGAAAGTAGCAGATTATATTACTTTTATTAATGATGGAAAACTAGTTTTTTCGAAAGCAAAAGATGAAATTTTAGATGAATATGGAATAGTAAAGGGAAGTAAAGATATTTTAACGGAAGAACTTAAAGAAAATTTTATAGGAATAAGAGATAATAAATTTGGTTTTGAAGCTTTGACAGCAAAAGCAGATAAACTTAAAAGGATATATAAAGATAATTTAATAATTGAAAGAGCTAGTCTTGATGATATTATGCTTTTTACTATCAGGGGGAATGATAAAAATGTTTAATTTATTTTTAAAAGATTTTTATCTTATTAGAAAGCATTTGTGGGTTGCTATGTTTTACAGCTTTATGATGTTTTTTTTATTTAGTTCGCACGAGAGTGAGCTTTATGGAATGATTTATTCTATAGGAACAACGATGATAGGCTATACAATGATAATGTATACAACAGCTTATGATGATAAAAACAATAGTGAAGTTTTTTTAAATAGTTTGCCAATTTCAAGGAGTAAAATAGTACTTTCGAGGTATATTTCTATATTTATGTTTATTATAATAGGTGTTATAAGTATGATGATAGCTAGTTTTGTATTGAAAAGCTTTAATATATTGAATATAAGCAGAATGTTTAAGTTTCATGATTTTGTTAATGCATTAATAGGTCTATGCTGTATTTCATTTTTGTATTTGCCAGTATATTTTAAGTATGGATATGTGAAGGCTAAAATGTTTAACTTGATACTTTTTGCCATAGGTTTTGGAGGGCCGATGCTGATAAAAAATATTTTAAGATTTACAAAAAAACCATTATGGTTAGATAAGTTTATTATGTATTTACATTTAGCACCTAAATCAGTAATAAATTTATTATTTATAATAGCAGTAGTTATATTAGGTTTAATATCATTTAGTATTTCATCTATTATTTATCGGAAAAGAGAATTTTAATTTA is part of the Caminicella sporogenes DSM 14501 genome and harbors:
- a CDS encoding asparaginase, translated to MSIVAKVYRGNVVDLTHIGHIAVVDYMGNILYYYGNPYRVTFARSSAKPIQAIPVIESGAADEYGIEDKEIALFCASHSGEQFHVNSVRSILSKAGLDEEYLKCGTHMPIAEYAAEELRDKGLSPKSVHCNCSGKHAGMLITAKYLNEDLDTYYLSNHPVQKRIKKVLSQICDYEEEKIEEAIDGCGVPVHAMPLYKFAQGFARLSKPEVFDKNREMVVRRIIKSMTSYPEMVAGTDRICTDLMRLCGDRLFAKAGAGAYYAIGIRDRGIGLTFKIEDGNSKVLTAVMLETLRQLDIINEAELKKLEKYYIIKNKNHKGEVVGEVKVEFELIKNE
- a CDS encoding GntR family transcriptional regulator; this encodes MNIVISNSSKDPIYLQIANQIKNQIINGDLKENDVLPSIRGLAKELQISVITTKRAYEELEREGFINTVLGKGTFVASQSRELLRERRMRRIEEKLLEAVEESRVLGLSLEELQEMLAILFKEG
- a CDS encoding ABC transporter ATP-binding protein, whose product is MGHILELKNVRKEYKDFTLKDISFTLDRGYIMGYIGPNGAGKSTTIKLIMNLLKKDDGEIRIFGLDNIKHEREIKQRIGFIYDQNHFYDELTLKQMKKIISNFYSNWDDNLYREYIKRFNLREDKKIKELSKGMQMKFSLVLALSHNAELIIMDEPTSGLDPVFRSELLDILMDIIQDENKAIFFSTHITTDLEKVADYITFINDGKLVFSKAKDEILDEYGIVKGSKDILTEELKENFIGIRDNKFGFEALTAKADKLKRIYKDNLIIERASLDDIMLFTIRGNDKNV
- a CDS encoding ABC-2 transporter permease, translating into MFNLFLKDFYLIRKHLWVAMFYSFMMFFLFSSHESELYGMIYSIGTTMIGYTMIMYTTAYDDKNNSEVFLNSLPISRSKIVLSRYISIFMFIIIGVISMMIASFVLKSFNILNISRMFKFHDFVNALIGLCCISFLYLPVYFKYGYVKAKMFNLILFAIGFGGPMLIKNILRFTKKPLWLDKFIMYLHLAPKSVINLLFIIAVVILGLISFSISSIIYRKREF